TGAGATACCGCATGAACCTCCAACAATTCCGCTACCTGCGCGAAGCCGTCCGCCAGAAGCTCAACCTCACCGCGGCGGCGCGCGCCTTGCACACCTCGCAGCCGGGCGTCTCCAAGGCGATCATCGAACTGGAAGAGGAGTTGGGCGTTTCGATCTTCGCCCGGCACGGCAAGCGCATCCTCGGGCTGACCCCGCCGGGCCAGCAGGTGCTCGATGCCGCCGAGCGCATCGCCGGCGAGATCGACAACCTCAAGAAGCTCGCACGCGACTATGCCGGCAGCCCGGAGGGGACCCTGCGCGTGGCGACCACGCACACCCAGGCGCGCTACGTCCTGCCCGAAGTCGTGCAGCGCTTCGTACGCAAGTATCCGCAGGTACGGCTGAAACTGCTGCAGGGCAACCCGCCGCAGATCGCCGCGATGCTGATCGGCGGTCAGGCCGATGTCGGGATCGCCACCGAGACGCTGGCCGACACCCCGGGGCTCGACACCATTCCGGTGTTCCGCTGGGAGCACGTCGCCGTCGTGCCCGCCGGCCATCCGCTGGCGCGGTTTGCCGCCCATCCGGGGAAGATCACGCTGAAGGATCTCGGGCGCCATCCCCTCGTTACCTATGAGGCGCATTTCTCCGGTCGCAGCCGCATCGATCAGGCGTTTGCCGACGCGGAGATCGAACCGTCGGTGGTGCTCGAAGCGATCGACGCCGACGTCATCAAGACGTATGCCCAGGCGGGGCTCGGCGTGGGCATCGTCGCGGGCTTGGCCACGGATCGGGACGGGAACGGGAGCGCGAACGGTCTCACGGTGATCCCGTGCGGCCACTTGTTCGGCCCGAACACCACGCGGCTCGCCGTCAAGCAGGGGGCGTATCTGCGCGGCTTCGTCTATGCCTTCATCGAGATGATCGCGCCGGGCTGGGATCGGCGGAAGATCGAGGAGGAGTTCGGGAAAAAAAGAACCTGAGCGGCGCGAAGGGAGTCGCACCGCGCAGGCTCGGAATCCGTCCGATCTTGCGGGCCAGCTCGATCTGCGGTTTCCCCGCGGTTTACCTTGCGGCGGAACGGCCCGCCCGCACGAAGCCCTTGGCGTCGCGGACCAGCATTTTTGTCCGGACGGCGGTGATGATCGCCTGATGCAAGGCCGCTTCGGCCTTCTTCCGGTCCGGCGCCGCGAGCGTTCCGGCATATCCCTTGGCCTCCATCACGGCATGGACGATCTCGGCGGGGCGCATCGGTCCCTTGAGCACGCGGCCGATCCACTGTGCGGTTTCGCCGCGGGCAAACCACTTCTTCCGTTGCGAACCGCCGGCGGCGCCGTTTCCGCCCTTCGCCGCGGGCGATGCGGTCTTCTCCGAGACGACGGTGACCGGCCGCTCGCGAAGCGATTCCAGTTGCGCATGGCGCGCGAGCAGGTACAGGATCTGCTGGTTGATCTCGGTCAGGCGCTGATGGATTCGCGATGCATCGCCCTGCAGGCGGCGCTGTTCGTCGAATAGAGAGTCGAGGCTCGGCAGGCGGGACATGTCGATGTGGGAGATCCAGGCTACGAAAGCTGCATCCTACTCGGAATCGGCGGCACACCGGCGCAGGCTGCCACGATCGGAGCAGGGGTTCGGACCCGGACCCGGGTCGCGGCCAGATAGGCCTCGGCGGCCGCGTCGGCGTCGTCCTGCCGGCTGCCGGTGGCGATGACGTACCCGAGGCGGTCGCCGTTGTGGCGCGGCGGACGAACTGCGTCGCCGGGGCGGCGCAGCAGCACGACGCGCTGCACCGCCGGGGCGTCGTGGGCCGGCAGATCGATCGCTTCCAGGATGCCTTCGGCGTCGGCGACCAGCCAGCGGATGGTGCTGAAGGCCTGCGGGCGCAGCGCGGCGAGACCGTCGAGGGGCTGGCCCCGATGCAGGTCGATCAGCTCGGCGTAGATCGACCGTCCGAAGGCGTATCCCATCTGGAAGGGGATCTGCGCGCTGACCAGGCGCGGATTGATCTCGACCAGCACGGGGCCGTCGGGACCCAGGATCATCTCGATGTGGCAGGCGCCGAAGTCGAAGCCGACGGCATCGAGCAGGCGGTTGGCATGGTGTTCCAGCATCGCGACGTCGTGGCGCCGGCTGGGGAAGCAGCTGCCGCGGAACGCGAACGACGGCGGCGCGAAGCGTTCCTTGGCATTGACGCCGAGAAAGACGCGGTGGGGGCCCCGCACGAAGCAATCGCAACCGACCAGAGCGCCTTCGACGTAGCGCTCGACCAGCAGGCGCCGGCTGGCCCGCACGCCGAATCCGTAATCCGTGGCGCCGTCGTCGGCGGCGAGCGCGACGCAGAGGCGGTCGACGTCGTCCGACGTGCGCAGCAGGGTCACGTCCTGCGATCCGTAGCCGTCGGCGGGCTTGACGATCAGCGGCAAGCCCAGGTCGGTGACGGCCGCACGCAGCTGGGCGGCGCCGCCGATCTCGGCGAAGGGCGGCTGCGCGATGCCATGGGCCTGCAGCGCCGCCCGTACCGCCGCCTTGTCGCGCAGGAGCCGCGCCGCAGCCGGGGACAGGAAGGGAAGGCCAAGGCGCTGCGCCAGCACGCTGGCGTCGACGATGCGGATATCGATCAGGCAGATCAGGCCCGCGAACGGATCCTCGAGATCGATCGCCGCGGCGGCGTCCCGCAGGCGCTCGGGCGTCCAGGGGCGTACTTCGACCACGCGGTGGATCCGTTGCCACGCCGGATCGCCGAGGCGCCGGTAATGGCCGGCATCGGCGGTGAACAGGGTCAGGCGATGCCCGAGGGCGACGGCGTCGTCGACGACGGCGAAATCGTTGCCGCCGGGCAGATCGAAGAGCAGCAGGTGGGCCATGGGTTTCAGGTGCCGGAGCGCGGCTTGCGCAGCGCCGAAGCGAGGGCGACGAAGTCGTTGGCGACGCGCCGCACGTGGGCGTCGAAATCGGGTTCGAAGGCGTAGCCCTCCGCGGCCTGCCAATGATCGGCGTGGGCGACGCAGATGGTCTCCGCATGGACCAGCGCCCCGACGTAGGCGAACAGGGCGCGCGTGCTCTGCAGTCCGAGCAGGCCGCCGCTCCAGCCGGTCGAGGCGCTCAGCAGCAGCACCGGCTTGTGGCGCAGCGCCCAGCGGTCCGCGTACGCAGGATCGATGCGCGGCAGGCGCGAGAGCCAGTCGATGGTGTTCTTCAGGTACGGCGCGACGCCGCCGTTGTATTCGGGTGAAGCGATCAGCAGGCCGTCGGCTGCCGCCACCTGCGCATGCAAGTCGGCAAGCTCGGCGCGGATTTCCGGATTGCCTTCGAGGTCCTGATTGAACATCGGCAGCCGGACCGGATCCGGCTCCAGAAACACGACCCGGCAACCGGGGGTCAGGCCGGCCGCGACATGCTGCAGCAGGCGCCGCTGGTGCGATTCGCGGCGCAGGCTGCCGGCGAAGGCCAGCAACGTCGGCGGGGGGGCGGCAGTGTCCATGCCGGGGCTCCTTGCGGGAAGACGAATGGGGCCGTCGCGGCGTGCCGCCCGGCGCCCGATTTATATCGGCAATCGGGCGCGGGGGATCCGATCGACTGCTGAGCGGAAATCGATCACTTCGGCATATCGCCGCGACATTTCCGAAAACCGATTCCCGTGCTTGCGCAAGCGCGTGCCGATTCGCCGGTGATATCCTTTTGCCGCGGATTCCTTCGAGCGGGGAGTGCAGGTGGGCGTTTTGTTCCGGAGTTGGCAGCATCGGTGGTTGCCGTTTTTCGCGGGCGCTGTCCTGGCAGGCGCCTCCCCCTGGGCCCATGCGGCATTGGGCGACACCGTGCAGTCGGTGGCGGCGGACCGCATGAAGCTGCATGCCACGGTCGGACAAAGCCGCACGGCGGCTGCCTATACCGTACAGGAGATGACGCTGCCCTCGGGGACCGTGGTCCGGGAGTTCGTGTCGGCGGCCGGGACGGTGTTCGGCGTCGCCTGGCAGGGGCCGGCGCCGCCCGATCTGCAACAGTTGCTCGGCCGCTATTTCCCGAATTTCGTCTCCGCGCCGCGCGGCCCGCACGGCCGCGGCTACGCCCGTACCGAGCAGGGGAATCTCGTGGTGGAGAACACCGGACATACCGGTGCCATGCACGGGCATGCCTATTTGACCGATGGCGTTCCGGCGGGGGTCGATCCCGCCGAAATCTGGTAGATCCCTTCATGGCTGGAAAACACATCGCGCGGCTGCCGGCCGCGCTGGGAGCGGTGGCGGTGGGCGTCATGCTGACGCTGATGCTGGCATCCTGCGGCGGCGGGGGCTCGCAGTCGATGTCGATGTCCCAGGGGAGCGGATTCTTTTCCCTGAGTGCCGCGCAGGTTGCGATGGTGACGCAGTGCACGCAGCGGCAAGATCCGGCGTTGCCGACGACGCTCGCCAGCAACGTGGCGCCGCTGGTCGTCGACGCCGGCCCCTGCGCCTACTATCCGAGCAACAACAGCGCGGGGCCGATCAATGCGGCGCAGGACGTGATCTACACCACGGTCACGATCTGTCCGCCGCAGGCCTTGCCGTCAAGCGGCGCCTGCCAGACCATCGACCACGTCCAGGTCGACACCGGTTCGGTGGGGCTGCGCATCCTCGCCTCGGCGATGAATTCCGCGGTGCTGCAGACGCTGCCGGCCGTGTCTTCGGGCGGGCTGCCGGTCAACGATTGCTATCAATATGCCGACGGCTGGACCTGGGGCGTGCTGCGCACCGCCGACGTCTGGGTGGGGGGGTATAACGGCACGACATCGCAAGGTGAGACGGCGCCGGCAATTTCGGTCGACATCGTCGGCGATCCGGCGTCGGGGCCGATTTCCGCGGCGGCGCAGTCGACGTGCAGCAATGGCGGCGCGTGGGCGAGCGAGAATTCGGTCGCGACCTTCGGGGCCAACGGCATTCTGGGCGTGATGCCGGCGCAGCATGAATTCGGCACGTACTACACCTGCACTGCGAACGGATGCAATGCAGTTGGCATTTCGCCAACGCAGGAGGCAAACAACCCGGTATATGCCATCAGCGGGACGGGCGACAACAATGGCATTGTCGTGGCGATGCAGTCCATCGG
This genomic window from Burkholderiales bacterium GJ-E10 contains:
- a CDS encoding transcriptional regulator CysB-like protein → MNLQQFRYLREAVRQKLNLTAAARALHTSQPGVSKAIIELEEELGVSIFARHGKRILGLTPPGQQVLDAAERIAGEIDNLKKLARDYAGSPEGTLRVATTHTQARYVLPEVVQRFVRKYPQVRLKLLQGNPPQIAAMLIGGQADVGIATETLADTPGLDTIPVFRWEHVAVVPAGHPLARFAAHPGKITLKDLGRHPLVTYEAHFSGRSRIDQAFADAEIEPSVVLEAIDADVIKTYAQAGLGVGIVAGLATDRDGNGSANGLTVIPCGHLFGPNTTRLAVKQGAYLRGFVYAFIEMIAPGWDRRKIEEEFGKKRT
- a CDS encoding putative uncharacterized protein (Precursor); the protein is MQVGVLFRSWQHRWLPFFAGAVLAGASPWAHAALGDTVQSVAADRMKLHATVGQSRTAAAYTVQEMTLPSGTVVREFVSAAGTVFGVAWQGPAPPDLQQLLGRYFPNFVSAPRGPHGRGYARTEQGNLVVENTGHTGAMHGHAYLTDGVPAGVDPAEIW
- a CDS encoding heavy-chain fibroin, with the protein product MAGKHIARLPAALGAVAVGVMLTLMLASCGGGGSQSMSMSQGSGFFSLSAAQVAMVTQCTQRQDPALPTTLASNVAPLVVDAGPCAYYPSNNSAGPINAAQDVIYTTVTICPPQALPSSGACQTIDHVQVDTGSVGLRILASAMNSAVLQTLPAVSSGGLPVNDCYQYADGWTWGVLRTADVWVGGYNGTTSQGETAPAISVDIVGDPASGPISAAAQSTCSNGGAWASENSVATFGANGILGVMPAQHEFGTYYTCTANGCNAVGISPTQEANNPVYAISGTGDNNGIVVAMQSIGATGAPTATGSLTFGVGTQANNALSSTNPTTYVAAAMINGLPYTQGWITAAGSYRPLAPAAQPAAIFDTGTSFLSLYGSGMPVTGTQMWLTPTPSPVSVSAVVQGAIPNSGGNAGALTAQYAVSFPVANETTLPLQNWALNDLAANSTTQTIVWGAPFFFGRTIYMVDQGSSVLVGGSPANGPFYAY